In Hemicordylus capensis ecotype Gifberg chromosome 3, rHemCap1.1.pri, whole genome shotgun sequence, one DNA window encodes the following:
- the LOC128348825 gene encoding P2Y purinoceptor 8-like: MDARESTTYSHTMDKNKTHNNPLDNATIAMLGNPTIMTVLPIVYSVVVVISIPGNLFSFWVLVFHTKPITSSVIFMINLTITDIALALCLPFQISYHNSGNNWTFGTNLCSLVTVMFYANMYSSIITMTCISLERYLGVVYPLQSKPWRRKRYAVAGCVGMWLLVLLALHPLAMADLTYEVKEFNITTCFDVLKWSMLPNMAAWAVFLLAPFICFFLIPFIVTVACYFGIIRKLIQTSHKYGNGQKTRSIYLAAIVVLVFIICFAPNNFILLVHMICRLKKKMGYYSIYKLTLCLSCLNNCIDPFIYYFASKDFYQKFKQLIGQKVLLNDSSEYRRESVFSGRTVSTRTMSSGHMEGIVTYKPCLQRHESVF, from the coding sequence ATGGATGCCCGGGAGTCAACAACTTATTCACACACAATGGATAAAAATAAGACCCATAACAATCCGTTGGATAATGCAACAATAGCTATGCTTGGGAATCCAACCATTATGACCGTCTTGCCAATTGTCTACTCCGTGGTAGTGGTCATCAGCATTCCTGGAAATTTGTTCTCCTTTTGGGTTCTGGTCTTTCACACCAAGCCCATAACATCTTCAGTCATCTTCATGATTAACCTTACTATCACAGATATTGCACTGGCTTTGTGTTTGCCTTTCCAGATTTCATATCACAACAGTGGGAATAACTGGACTTTCGGCACAAATCTGTGTAGCTTGGTCACAGTGATGTTTTATGCAAACATGTATTCCTCCATCATTACCATGACCTGCATTAGTTTGGAGCGCTACTTGGGAGTGGTGTACCCGCTGCAGTCAAAACCATGGAGAAGAAAGAGGTATGCCGTCGCAGGCTGCGTAGGGATGTGGCTTCTTGTACTGTTAGCCTTGCATCCACTAGCCATGGCAGATCTGACTTATGAAGTGAAAGAATTCAACATTACAACATGTTTTGATGTGCTTAAATGGTCAATGCTTCCCAATATGGCAGCATGGGCAGTTTTCCTCTTAGCACCGTTTATTTGCTTTTTTCTAATCCCTTTCATAGTGACAGTCGCCTGCTACTTTGGAATTATTCGGAAGCTCATCCAGACTTCTCACAAATATGGCAATGGCCAGAAGACCAGATCCATCTACCTGGCTGCAATTGTCGTCTTGGTTTTCATCATTTGTTTTGCCCCCAACAATTTTATCCTGCTGGTGCACATGATCTGCCGTCTCAAGAAAAAAATGGGCTACTACTCCATTTACAAGCTCACCTTGTGTCTCAGTTGCCTCAATAACTGCATAGATCCATTCATTTATTACTTTGCATCCAAAGACTTTTATCAGAAGTTCAAGCAGCTGATAGGTCAGAAGGTTCTACTGAATGACAGTTCGGAATACAGAAGAGAAAGCGTGTTTTCTGGGAGGACAGTGTCAACAAGAACAATGTCAAGTGGACACATGGAAGGGATCGTCACTTATAAACCATGTTTGCAAAGACATGAAAGTGTTTTTTAA